The following coding sequences lie in one Hippopotamus amphibius kiboko isolate mHipAmp2 chromosome 7, mHipAmp2.hap2, whole genome shotgun sequence genomic window:
- the RTKN gene encoding rhotekin isoform X5 produces MFSRNHRSRVTVARGSALEMEFKRGRFRLSLFSDPPEDTELQRKLDHEIRMREGACKLLAACSQREQALEATKSLLVCNSRILSYMGELQRRKEAQVLRKTGRRPSDSGPPAERSPCRGQVCISDLRIPLMWKDTEYFKNKGDLHRWAVFLLLQIGEHIQDTEMILVDRTLTDISFQNNVLFSEAGPDFELRLELYGACVEEEGALAGAPKRLATKLSSSLGRSSGRRVRASLETAGGSGSSPILLPTPAVGGPRYHLLAHTTLTLAAVQDGFRTHDLTLTSHEENPAWLPLYGSVCCRLVAQPLCMTQPTASGTLRVQRAGELQDWVRVHGVLKGTNLFCYRQPGDTDTGEEPLFAIAVDKETRVRAGELDQAVSRPFTLSISNQYGEDEVTHTLQAESRGALQSWMEALWQLFFDMSQWKQCCDEIMKIETPAPRKPPQVLAKQGSLYHEMVTGDAQG; encoded by the exons ATGTTCTCCCGAAACCACCGGAGCCGGGTCACCGTGGCCAGGGGCTCCGCCCTGGAGATGGAATTCAAACGCGGCCGCTTCCGACTCAGCCTCTTCAGCGACCCGCCCGAG GACACAGAGTTGCAAAGAAAGCTAGACCATGAGATCCGGATGAGGGAAGGGGCCTGCAAGCTGTTGGCAGCCTGCTCGCAGCGAGAGCAGGCTCTGGAGGCCACCAAGAGCCTGCTGGTGTGCAACAGCCGCATCCTCAGCTACATGGGTGAGCTGCAGCGGCGCAAGGAGGCACAGGTGCTGAGGAAGACAGGCCGGCG GCCTTCTGACAGTGGGCCACCAGCTGAGCGCTCCCCCTGCCGCGGCCAGGTCTGCATTTCTG ACCTCCGGATTCCACTCATGTGGAAGGACACAGAATATTTCAAGAACAAAGGCG ACCTGCACCGCTGGGCTGTGTTCTTGCTGCTGCAGATAGGGGAACACATTCAGGACACAGAGATGATCCTGGTGGACAGGACCCTCACAGACATCTCCTTTCAGAACAATGTGCTCTT TTCCGAGGCAGGGCCAGACTTCGAACTGCGGCTGGAGCTGTATGGGGCCTGCGTGGAAGAGGAGGGGGCCCTGGCTGGAGCCCCCAAAAGGCTTGCTACCAAACTCAGCAGCTCCCTGGGCCGCTCCTCGGGGAGGCGTGTCCGGGCATCGCTGGAGACAGCTGGGGGCTCAGGGAGCAGTCCCATCTTGCTCCCCACCCCGGCGGTGGG GGGTCCTCGTTACCACCTCTTGGCTCACACCACACTCACCCTGGCAGCAGTGCAAGATGGATTCCGCACACATGACCTCACCCTCACCAGTCATG AGGAGAACCCTGCCTGGCTGCCCCTTTATGGTAGCGTGTGTTGCCGCCTGGTGGCTCAGCCTCTCTGCATGACTCAGCCTACTGCAAGTGGTACCCTCAGGGTGCAG CGAGCTGGGGAGCTGCAGGACTGGGTGCGAGTGCATGGAGTCCTGAAAGGCACAAACCTCTTCTGTTACCGGCAACCTGGAGACACAGACACTGGGGAGGAGCCGCTGTTTGCCATTGCGGTCGACAAG GAGACGCGAGTCCGTGCAGGGGAGCTGGACCAGGCAGTGAGCCGGCCCTTCACCCTGAGCATCAGTAACCAGTATGGGGAGGATGAGGTGACACACACCCTTCAGGCAGAAAGTCGGGGAGCCCTGCAGAGCTGGATGGAGGCTCTGTGGCAGCTTTTCTTTGACATGA GCCAGTGGAAGCAATGCTGtgatgaaataatgaaaattgaAACCCCTGCTCCTCGGAAACCACCCCAAGTACTGGCCAAGCAGGGGTCCTTGTACCATGAGATGG TGACAGGTGATGCTCAGGGCTGA
- the INO80B gene encoding INO80 complex subunit B isoform X1, with protein MVTANTAGRVGPLGVLGSSVLSLPGSCRTPLTGSPSTGEALELSLAGAHGHGVHKKKHKKHKKKHKKKHYQEEEAGPTQPSPAKPQLKLKIKLGGQVLGTKSVPTFTVIPEGPRSPSPLMVVDNEEEPVEGVPLEQYRAWLDEDSNLSPSPLRDLSGGLGGQEEEEEQRWLDALEKGELDDNGDLKKEINERLLTARQRALLQKAQSQPSPMLSLPVAGGCPAPALTEEMLLKREERARKRRLQAARRAEEHKNQTIERLTKTVAPSGRGGRGAARGERRGGRAAAPAPMVRYSSGAQGSTLSFPPGVPAPAPVSHRPSPSSPPPRCSVPGCPHPRRYACSRTGQALCSLQCYRINLQMRLGGPEGPGSPLLAT; from the exons ATGGTAACAGCGAATACCGCGGGAAGAGTAGGACCCCTCGGGGTATTGGGTTCTTCGGTGCTTTCCCTGCCCGGCTCCTGCCGTACACCGTTGACAGGCTCTCCTTCTACAGGGGAAGCCCTGGAGTTGAGTCTGGCGGGTGCCCACGGCCACGGAGTGCACAAGAAAAAGCATAAGAAGCACAAGAAGAAGCACAAGAAGAAACACtaccaggaagaggaggctgggcccaCGCAGCCGTCTCCTGCCAAGCCCCAGCTCAAACTCAAAATCAAGTTGGGCGGGCAGGTCCTGGGCACCAAGAG TGTTCCTACCTTCACTGTGATCCCTGAGGGTCCTCGCTCACCCTCTCCCCTTATGGTTGTGGACAATGAAGAGGAACCTGTGGAAGGAGTTCCCCTTGAGCAGTACCGTGCCTGGCTGG ATGAAGACAGTaatctgtccccctcccccctgcgGGACCTTTCTGGGGGCTTAGGGggtcaggaggaagaggaagaacaaaGGTGGCTGGATGCCTTGGAGAAGGGGGAGCTGGATGACAATGGAGATCTCAAGAAGGAGATAAATGAACGGCTGCTCACTGCTCGACAG CGAGCTCTGCTGCAGAAGGCTCAAAGTCAGCCTTCCCCGATGCTGTCACTACCTGTGGCTGGGGGCTGTCCGGCCCCTGCTCTCACGGAGGAGATGCTGCTGAAGCGTGAGGAGCGGGCACGGAAGAGGCGACTGCAGGCGGCTCGAAGGGCGGAGGAACACAAGAACCAGACTATTGAGCGCCTCACCAAGACTGTGGCGCCCAGTGGGCGGGGAGGCCGAGGGGCCGCACGGGGCGAGCGGCGGGGAGGGCgggccgcggccccggcccccatGGTTCGCTACAGCAGCGGGGCACAGGGCTCCACCCTTTCCTTCCCACCTGGCGTCCCCGCCCCCGCACCTGTGTCTCATCGGCCGTCCCCATCTAGCCCTCCACCTCGATGCTCTGTCCCGGGCTGTCCACATCCGCGCCGCTATGCCTGCTCCCGCACGGGCCAGGCACTCTGCAGCCTTCAGTGCTACCGCATCAACCTGCAGATGCGGCTGGGTGGGCCTGAGGGCCCCGGATCCCCACTTCTGGCTACTTAA
- the RTKN gene encoding rhotekin isoform X2, which translates to MFSRNHRSRVTVARGSALEMEFKRGRFRLSLFSDPPEDTELQRKLDHEIRMREGACKLLAACSQREQALEATKSLLVCNSRILSYMGELQRRKEAQVLRKTGRRPSDSGPPAERSPCRGQVCISDLRIPLMWKDTEYFKNKGDLHRWAVFLLLQIGEHIQDTEMILVDRTLTDISFQNNVLFSEAGPDFELRLELYGACVEEEGALAGAPKRLATKLSSSLGRSSGRRVRASLETAGGSGSSPILLPTPAVGGPRYHLLAHTTLTLAAVQDGFRTHDLTLTSHEENPAWLPLYGSVCCRLVAQPLCMTQPTASGTLRVQRAGELQDWVRVHGVLKGTNLFCYRQPGDTDTGEEPLFAIAVDKETRVRAGELDQAVSRPFTLSISNQYGEDEVTHTLQAESRGALQSWMEALWQLFFDMSQWKQCCDEIMKIETPAPRKPPQVLAKQGSLYHEMAVPTVQRLLQQRPTPYLAPVTSVRECAGNRMWPEEEMICMHLGSGFGTVCSRLASLASPSSAGLGVGWGGGAEAPFKLWLPWC; encoded by the exons ATGTTCTCCCGAAACCACCGGAGCCGGGTCACCGTGGCCAGGGGCTCCGCCCTGGAGATGGAATTCAAACGCGGCCGCTTCCGACTCAGCCTCTTCAGCGACCCGCCCGAG GACACAGAGTTGCAAAGAAAGCTAGACCATGAGATCCGGATGAGGGAAGGGGCCTGCAAGCTGTTGGCAGCCTGCTCGCAGCGAGAGCAGGCTCTGGAGGCCACCAAGAGCCTGCTGGTGTGCAACAGCCGCATCCTCAGCTACATGGGTGAGCTGCAGCGGCGCAAGGAGGCACAGGTGCTGAGGAAGACAGGCCGGCG GCCTTCTGACAGTGGGCCACCAGCTGAGCGCTCCCCCTGCCGCGGCCAGGTCTGCATTTCTG ACCTCCGGATTCCACTCATGTGGAAGGACACAGAATATTTCAAGAACAAAGGCG ACCTGCACCGCTGGGCTGTGTTCTTGCTGCTGCAGATAGGGGAACACATTCAGGACACAGAGATGATCCTGGTGGACAGGACCCTCACAGACATCTCCTTTCAGAACAATGTGCTCTT TTCCGAGGCAGGGCCAGACTTCGAACTGCGGCTGGAGCTGTATGGGGCCTGCGTGGAAGAGGAGGGGGCCCTGGCTGGAGCCCCCAAAAGGCTTGCTACCAAACTCAGCAGCTCCCTGGGCCGCTCCTCGGGGAGGCGTGTCCGGGCATCGCTGGAGACAGCTGGGGGCTCAGGGAGCAGTCCCATCTTGCTCCCCACCCCGGCGGTGGG GGGTCCTCGTTACCACCTCTTGGCTCACACCACACTCACCCTGGCAGCAGTGCAAGATGGATTCCGCACACATGACCTCACCCTCACCAGTCATG AGGAGAACCCTGCCTGGCTGCCCCTTTATGGTAGCGTGTGTTGCCGCCTGGTGGCTCAGCCTCTCTGCATGACTCAGCCTACTGCAAGTGGTACCCTCAGGGTGCAG CGAGCTGGGGAGCTGCAGGACTGGGTGCGAGTGCATGGAGTCCTGAAAGGCACAAACCTCTTCTGTTACCGGCAACCTGGAGACACAGACACTGGGGAGGAGCCGCTGTTTGCCATTGCGGTCGACAAG GAGACGCGAGTCCGTGCAGGGGAGCTGGACCAGGCAGTGAGCCGGCCCTTCACCCTGAGCATCAGTAACCAGTATGGGGAGGATGAGGTGACACACACCCTTCAGGCAGAAAGTCGGGGAGCCCTGCAGAGCTGGATGGAGGCTCTGTGGCAGCTTTTCTTTGACATGA GCCAGTGGAAGCAATGCTGtgatgaaataatgaaaattgaAACCCCTGCTCCTCGGAAACCACCCCAAGTACTGGCCAAGCAGGGGTCCTTGTACCATGAGATGG CGGTCCCCACAGTCCAGAGGCTTCTGCAGCAAAGGCCCACCCCATACTTGGCTCCAGTCACCAGTGTGAGAGAGTGTGCTGGCAACAGGATGTGGCCAGAAGAGGAGATGATCTGTATGCACTTGGGCTCTGGATTCGGCACTGTTTGTAGCAGGTTGGCCAGCTTGGCCTCCCCTTCCTCTGCTGGACTGGGAgtaggctggggagggggagcagaaGCCCCTTTTAAGCTGTGGTTGCCATGGTGCTGA
- the RTKN gene encoding rhotekin isoform X1 encodes MFSRNHRSRVTVARGSALEMEFKRGRFRLSLFSDPPEDTELQRKLDHEIRMREGACKLLAACSQREQALEATKSLLVCNSRILSYMGELQRRKEAQVLRKTGRRPSDSGPPAERSPCRGQVCISDLRIPLMWKDTEYFKNKGDLHRWAVFLLLQIGEHIQDTEMILVDRTLTDISFQNNVLFSEAGPDFELRLELYGACVEEEGALAGAPKRLATKLSSSLGRSSGRRVRASLETAGGSGSSPILLPTPAVGGPRYHLLAHTTLTLAAVQDGFRTHDLTLTSHEENPAWLPLYGSVCCRLVAQPLCMTQPTASGTLRVQRAGELQDWVRVHGVLKGTNLFCYRQPGDTDTGEEPLFAIAVDKETRVRAGELDQAVSRPFTLSISNQYGEDEVTHTLQAESRGALQSWMEALWQLFFDMSQWKQCCDEIMKIETPAPRKPPQVLAKQGSLYHEMAIEPLDDIAAVTDILAQREGTRLETPPPWLAMFTDQPALPGPCSPASVAPTPAQNHSLPWGRPRTFSLDAVPPDHSPGAARSVVPLPPQRSPQSRGFCSKGPPHTWLQSPV; translated from the exons ATGTTCTCCCGAAACCACCGGAGCCGGGTCACCGTGGCCAGGGGCTCCGCCCTGGAGATGGAATTCAAACGCGGCCGCTTCCGACTCAGCCTCTTCAGCGACCCGCCCGAG GACACAGAGTTGCAAAGAAAGCTAGACCATGAGATCCGGATGAGGGAAGGGGCCTGCAAGCTGTTGGCAGCCTGCTCGCAGCGAGAGCAGGCTCTGGAGGCCACCAAGAGCCTGCTGGTGTGCAACAGCCGCATCCTCAGCTACATGGGTGAGCTGCAGCGGCGCAAGGAGGCACAGGTGCTGAGGAAGACAGGCCGGCG GCCTTCTGACAGTGGGCCACCAGCTGAGCGCTCCCCCTGCCGCGGCCAGGTCTGCATTTCTG ACCTCCGGATTCCACTCATGTGGAAGGACACAGAATATTTCAAGAACAAAGGCG ACCTGCACCGCTGGGCTGTGTTCTTGCTGCTGCAGATAGGGGAACACATTCAGGACACAGAGATGATCCTGGTGGACAGGACCCTCACAGACATCTCCTTTCAGAACAATGTGCTCTT TTCCGAGGCAGGGCCAGACTTCGAACTGCGGCTGGAGCTGTATGGGGCCTGCGTGGAAGAGGAGGGGGCCCTGGCTGGAGCCCCCAAAAGGCTTGCTACCAAACTCAGCAGCTCCCTGGGCCGCTCCTCGGGGAGGCGTGTCCGGGCATCGCTGGAGACAGCTGGGGGCTCAGGGAGCAGTCCCATCTTGCTCCCCACCCCGGCGGTGGG GGGTCCTCGTTACCACCTCTTGGCTCACACCACACTCACCCTGGCAGCAGTGCAAGATGGATTCCGCACACATGACCTCACCCTCACCAGTCATG AGGAGAACCCTGCCTGGCTGCCCCTTTATGGTAGCGTGTGTTGCCGCCTGGTGGCTCAGCCTCTCTGCATGACTCAGCCTACTGCAAGTGGTACCCTCAGGGTGCAG CGAGCTGGGGAGCTGCAGGACTGGGTGCGAGTGCATGGAGTCCTGAAAGGCACAAACCTCTTCTGTTACCGGCAACCTGGAGACACAGACACTGGGGAGGAGCCGCTGTTTGCCATTGCGGTCGACAAG GAGACGCGAGTCCGTGCAGGGGAGCTGGACCAGGCAGTGAGCCGGCCCTTCACCCTGAGCATCAGTAACCAGTATGGGGAGGATGAGGTGACACACACCCTTCAGGCAGAAAGTCGGGGAGCCCTGCAGAGCTGGATGGAGGCTCTGTGGCAGCTTTTCTTTGACATGA GCCAGTGGAAGCAATGCTGtgatgaaataatgaaaattgaAACCCCTGCTCCTCGGAAACCACCCCAAGTACTGGCCAAGCAGGGGTCCTTGTACCATGAGATGG ctattgagccgcTGGATGACATCGCAGCAGTAACAGACATCCTGGCGCAGCGGGAGGGCACAAGGCTGGAGACGCCCCCACCCTGGCTAGCAATGTTTACAGACCAACCTGCCCTGCCTGGCCCCTGCTCGCCTGCTTCAGtggccccaaccccagcccagaACCATTCCCTGCCCTGGGGGAGACCCCGAACGTTCTCCCTGGATGCTGTCCCCCCAGACCACTCCCCTGGGGCTGCTCGCTCGGTTGTCCCTCTCCCCCCGCAGCGGTCCCCACAGTCCAGAGGCTTCTGCAGCAAAGGCCCACCCCATACTTGGCTCCAGTCACCAGTGTGA
- the RTKN gene encoding rhotekin isoform X4 yields the protein MFSRNHRSRVTVARGSALEMEFKRGRFRLSLFSDPPEDTELQRKLDHEIRMREGACKLLAACSQREQALEATKSLLVCNSRILSYMGELQRRKEAQVLRKTGRRPSDSGPPAERSPCRGQVCISDLRIPLMWKDTEYFKNKGDLHRWAVFLLLQIGEHIQDTEMILVDRTLTDISFQNNVLFSEAGPDFELRLELYGACVEEEGALAGAPKRLATKLSSSLGRSSGRRVRASLETAGGSGSSPILLPTPAVGGPRYHLLAHTTLTLAAVQDGFRTHDLTLTSHEENPAWLPLYGSVCCRLVAQPLCMTQPTASGTLRVQRAGELQDWVRVHGVLKGTNLFCYRQPGDTDTGEEPLFAIAVDKETRVRAGELDQAVSRPFTLSISNQYGEDEVTHTLQAESRGALQSWMEALWQLFFDMSQWKQCCDEIMKIETPAPRKPPQVLAKQGSLYHEMGLAGTPKSFLGENWNQPRPTSLH from the exons ATGTTCTCCCGAAACCACCGGAGCCGGGTCACCGTGGCCAGGGGCTCCGCCCTGGAGATGGAATTCAAACGCGGCCGCTTCCGACTCAGCCTCTTCAGCGACCCGCCCGAG GACACAGAGTTGCAAAGAAAGCTAGACCATGAGATCCGGATGAGGGAAGGGGCCTGCAAGCTGTTGGCAGCCTGCTCGCAGCGAGAGCAGGCTCTGGAGGCCACCAAGAGCCTGCTGGTGTGCAACAGCCGCATCCTCAGCTACATGGGTGAGCTGCAGCGGCGCAAGGAGGCACAGGTGCTGAGGAAGACAGGCCGGCG GCCTTCTGACAGTGGGCCACCAGCTGAGCGCTCCCCCTGCCGCGGCCAGGTCTGCATTTCTG ACCTCCGGATTCCACTCATGTGGAAGGACACAGAATATTTCAAGAACAAAGGCG ACCTGCACCGCTGGGCTGTGTTCTTGCTGCTGCAGATAGGGGAACACATTCAGGACACAGAGATGATCCTGGTGGACAGGACCCTCACAGACATCTCCTTTCAGAACAATGTGCTCTT TTCCGAGGCAGGGCCAGACTTCGAACTGCGGCTGGAGCTGTATGGGGCCTGCGTGGAAGAGGAGGGGGCCCTGGCTGGAGCCCCCAAAAGGCTTGCTACCAAACTCAGCAGCTCCCTGGGCCGCTCCTCGGGGAGGCGTGTCCGGGCATCGCTGGAGACAGCTGGGGGCTCAGGGAGCAGTCCCATCTTGCTCCCCACCCCGGCGGTGGG GGGTCCTCGTTACCACCTCTTGGCTCACACCACACTCACCCTGGCAGCAGTGCAAGATGGATTCCGCACACATGACCTCACCCTCACCAGTCATG AGGAGAACCCTGCCTGGCTGCCCCTTTATGGTAGCGTGTGTTGCCGCCTGGTGGCTCAGCCTCTCTGCATGACTCAGCCTACTGCAAGTGGTACCCTCAGGGTGCAG CGAGCTGGGGAGCTGCAGGACTGGGTGCGAGTGCATGGAGTCCTGAAAGGCACAAACCTCTTCTGTTACCGGCAACCTGGAGACACAGACACTGGGGAGGAGCCGCTGTTTGCCATTGCGGTCGACAAG GAGACGCGAGTCCGTGCAGGGGAGCTGGACCAGGCAGTGAGCCGGCCCTTCACCCTGAGCATCAGTAACCAGTATGGGGAGGATGAGGTGACACACACCCTTCAGGCAGAAAGTCGGGGAGCCCTGCAGAGCTGGATGGAGGCTCTGTGGCAGCTTTTCTTTGACATGA GCCAGTGGAAGCAATGCTGtgatgaaataatgaaaattgaAACCCCTGCTCCTCGGAAACCACCCCAAGTACTGGCCAAGCAGGGGTCCTTGTACCATGAGATGG GGCTGGCTGGGACCCCTAAATCCTTCCTGGGAGAAAACTGGAACCAACCCCGCCCCACCTCCCTGCACTAA
- the INO80B gene encoding INO80 complex subunit B isoform X2, producing the protein MSACVPTISSLLSLQGSMSKLWRRGSTSGAMDAPEPGEALELSLAGAHGHGVHKKKHKKHKKKHKKKHYQEEEAGPTQPSPAKPQLKLKIKLGGQVLGTKSVPTFTVIPEGPRSPSPLMVVDNEEEPVEGVPLEQYRAWLDEDSNLSPSPLRDLSGGLGGQEEEEEQRWLDALEKGELDDNGDLKKEINERLLTARQRALLQKAQSQPSPMLSLPVAGGCPAPALTEEMLLKREERARKRRLQAARRAEEHKNQTIERLTKTVAPSGRGGRGAARGERRGGRAAAPAPMVRYSSGAQGSTLSFPPGVPAPAPVSHRPSPSSPPPRCSVPGCPHPRRYACSRTGQALCSLQCYRINLQMRLGGPEGPGSPLLAT; encoded by the exons ATGTCTGCATGTGTTCCGACTATTTCCAGCCTGCTTTCCTTACAGGGCTCCATGAGTAAGCTGTGGCGGCGCGGGAGCACCTCTGGGGCCATGGACGCCCCTGAGCCGG GGGAAGCCCTGGAGTTGAGTCTGGCGGGTGCCCACGGCCACGGAGTGCACAAGAAAAAGCATAAGAAGCACAAGAAGAAGCACAAGAAGAAACACtaccaggaagaggaggctgggcccaCGCAGCCGTCTCCTGCCAAGCCCCAGCTCAAACTCAAAATCAAGTTGGGCGGGCAGGTCCTGGGCACCAAGAG TGTTCCTACCTTCACTGTGATCCCTGAGGGTCCTCGCTCACCCTCTCCCCTTATGGTTGTGGACAATGAAGAGGAACCTGTGGAAGGAGTTCCCCTTGAGCAGTACCGTGCCTGGCTGG ATGAAGACAGTaatctgtccccctcccccctgcgGGACCTTTCTGGGGGCTTAGGGggtcaggaggaagaggaagaacaaaGGTGGCTGGATGCCTTGGAGAAGGGGGAGCTGGATGACAATGGAGATCTCAAGAAGGAGATAAATGAACGGCTGCTCACTGCTCGACAG CGAGCTCTGCTGCAGAAGGCTCAAAGTCAGCCTTCCCCGATGCTGTCACTACCTGTGGCTGGGGGCTGTCCGGCCCCTGCTCTCACGGAGGAGATGCTGCTGAAGCGTGAGGAGCGGGCACGGAAGAGGCGACTGCAGGCGGCTCGAAGGGCGGAGGAACACAAGAACCAGACTATTGAGCGCCTCACCAAGACTGTGGCGCCCAGTGGGCGGGGAGGCCGAGGGGCCGCACGGGGCGAGCGGCGGGGAGGGCgggccgcggccccggcccccatGGTTCGCTACAGCAGCGGGGCACAGGGCTCCACCCTTTCCTTCCCACCTGGCGTCCCCGCCCCCGCACCTGTGTCTCATCGGCCGTCCCCATCTAGCCCTCCACCTCGATGCTCTGTCCCGGGCTGTCCACATCCGCGCCGCTATGCCTGCTCCCGCACGGGCCAGGCACTCTGCAGCCTTCAGTGCTACCGCATCAACCTGCAGATGCGGCTGGGTGGGCCTGAGGGCCCCGGATCCCCACTTCTGGCTACTTAA
- the RTKN gene encoding rhotekin isoform X3, whose translation MFSRNHRSRVTVARGSALEMEFKRGRFRLSLFSDPPEDTELQRKLDHEIRMREGACKLLAACSQREQALEATKSLLVCNSRILSYMGELQRRKEAQVLRKTGRRPSDSGPPAERSPCRGQVCISDLRIPLMWKDTEYFKNKGDLHRWAVFLLLQIGEHIQDTEMILVDRTLTDISFQNNVLFSEAGPDFELRLELYGACVEEEGALAGAPKRLATKLSSSLGRSSGRRVRASLETAGGSGSSPILLPTPAVGGPRYHLLAHTTLTLAAVQDGFRTHDLTLTSHEENPAWLPLYGSVCCRLVAQPLCMTQPTASGTLRVQRAGELQDWVRVHGVLKGTNLFCYRQPGDTDTGEEPLFAIAVDKETRVRAGELDQAVSRPFTLSISNQYGEDEVTHTLQAESRGALQSWMEALWQLFFDMSQWKQCCDEIMKIETPAPRKPPQVLAKQGSLYHEMAVPTVQRLLQQRPTPYLAPVTSVRECAGNRMWPEEEMICMHLGSGFGTVCSRAGWDP comes from the exons ATGTTCTCCCGAAACCACCGGAGCCGGGTCACCGTGGCCAGGGGCTCCGCCCTGGAGATGGAATTCAAACGCGGCCGCTTCCGACTCAGCCTCTTCAGCGACCCGCCCGAG GACACAGAGTTGCAAAGAAAGCTAGACCATGAGATCCGGATGAGGGAAGGGGCCTGCAAGCTGTTGGCAGCCTGCTCGCAGCGAGAGCAGGCTCTGGAGGCCACCAAGAGCCTGCTGGTGTGCAACAGCCGCATCCTCAGCTACATGGGTGAGCTGCAGCGGCGCAAGGAGGCACAGGTGCTGAGGAAGACAGGCCGGCG GCCTTCTGACAGTGGGCCACCAGCTGAGCGCTCCCCCTGCCGCGGCCAGGTCTGCATTTCTG ACCTCCGGATTCCACTCATGTGGAAGGACACAGAATATTTCAAGAACAAAGGCG ACCTGCACCGCTGGGCTGTGTTCTTGCTGCTGCAGATAGGGGAACACATTCAGGACACAGAGATGATCCTGGTGGACAGGACCCTCACAGACATCTCCTTTCAGAACAATGTGCTCTT TTCCGAGGCAGGGCCAGACTTCGAACTGCGGCTGGAGCTGTATGGGGCCTGCGTGGAAGAGGAGGGGGCCCTGGCTGGAGCCCCCAAAAGGCTTGCTACCAAACTCAGCAGCTCCCTGGGCCGCTCCTCGGGGAGGCGTGTCCGGGCATCGCTGGAGACAGCTGGGGGCTCAGGGAGCAGTCCCATCTTGCTCCCCACCCCGGCGGTGGG GGGTCCTCGTTACCACCTCTTGGCTCACACCACACTCACCCTGGCAGCAGTGCAAGATGGATTCCGCACACATGACCTCACCCTCACCAGTCATG AGGAGAACCCTGCCTGGCTGCCCCTTTATGGTAGCGTGTGTTGCCGCCTGGTGGCTCAGCCTCTCTGCATGACTCAGCCTACTGCAAGTGGTACCCTCAGGGTGCAG CGAGCTGGGGAGCTGCAGGACTGGGTGCGAGTGCATGGAGTCCTGAAAGGCACAAACCTCTTCTGTTACCGGCAACCTGGAGACACAGACACTGGGGAGGAGCCGCTGTTTGCCATTGCGGTCGACAAG GAGACGCGAGTCCGTGCAGGGGAGCTGGACCAGGCAGTGAGCCGGCCCTTCACCCTGAGCATCAGTAACCAGTATGGGGAGGATGAGGTGACACACACCCTTCAGGCAGAAAGTCGGGGAGCCCTGCAGAGCTGGATGGAGGCTCTGTGGCAGCTTTTCTTTGACATGA GCCAGTGGAAGCAATGCTGtgatgaaataatgaaaattgaAACCCCTGCTCCTCGGAAACCACCCCAAGTACTGGCCAAGCAGGGGTCCTTGTACCATGAGATGG CGGTCCCCACAGTCCAGAGGCTTCTGCAGCAAAGGCCCACCCCATACTTGGCTCCAGTCACCAGTGTGAGAGAGTGTGCTGGCAACAGGATGTGGCCAGAAGAGGAGATGATCTGTATGCACTTGGGCTCTGGATTCGGCACTGTTTGTAGCAG GGCTGGCTGGGACCCCTAA